The Roseofilum capinflatum BLCC-M114 DNA segment CCTTATTGATATCGTAGGGAATTTCGGGAATCAGGATTACATCCGCACCGCCAGCAATTCCGGCACTGATGGCAATATGGCCCGCATCCCGGCCCATCACTTCTAGAATCAAGACCCGGTTATGGCTGGCTGCGGTAAACTGGAGCCGGTCTAGGGCTTCTGTGGCAATATTAACCGCCGTTTGGAAGCCAATGGAGCGCTCGGTGATGCCAATGTCATTATCAATGGTTTTGGGAATACCGATAATGTTCATGTTGCCTTGTTGGGCCAGTTTACGCAGAATGGCGAGAGATCCATCTCCACCGATGACTAATAGGACATCGAGACCGAGTTGGTGATATCCTTCGATCATTTCTTGGGAGCGATCGAGTAATGTACCATCGGGCATCGGATAAGCGAAGGGGTCACCCTTGTTGGTCGTTCCTAACATGGTTCCACCGGTGAGCAATAATCCGCGAATGTTGGTGCGGGTTAACTGGATTGCTCTTGGAGGCCTCTCCAACAACCCTAATGTGGCTTGATAAATGCCAAAGACTTCATAACCGTAGGTTCCTATGGCATGATAGACGACAGCCCGAATCGCAGCATTGAGACCGGCACAGTCTCCGCCACTGGTTAAAATGCCAATGCGTTTTCCCATAACTTTGTCCTCCTGTAGCTTTTAAGTTGAGTGAAGAGAAAGGGCTAAGTGGCCCTTACAGGAGTAAATTAAACTTAAATTCTCTGAAAGTTCCATAACGTCAACTTGACTTAATCTTTGTTATTTCCTGACTTACGATCCCCCATGACCCATTCTCGCGATCCTGAATCTGAAGCTTTGAACGATATTGCCCCTGCATCTTTCAATTTAATTCCCGAACCCCCTCCTGGCTTTAAGTCTGGGTTTGTGGGGATTATCGGCCGTCCCAATGTGGGCAAGTCCACAATTATGAATCAGTTGGTGGGCCAAAAAATTGCCATTACTTCCCCGGTGGCTCAAACGACACGCAACCGCTTACGGGGAATCCTGACGACTTCAGAGGCCCAGTTTATTTTTGTGGATACTCCTGGAATTCATAAACCCCACCATGAGTTGGGGAAGGTGTTGGTGGAAAATGCGAAATTGGCGATTAAATCGGTGGATGTGGTGTTGTTTGTGGTCGATAGTGGGGTGGCTGCGGGAGGGGGCGATCGCTATATTGCCGAGCTGCTCTCGAATGTGAAGTTACCGATTATTCTCGGTTTGAATAAAGCGGATCAACAACCGGATGATTTTGAGGCGATCGATCGAACCTATGAGCAACTAGCCCAAGCTCATCATTGGCCAACCCTGAAATTTTCTGCCCTTACGGGTGAGGGGTTAGACTCCCTACAAACCCGGTTGGCGGAAAACTTAGACTCTGGCCCCTACTATTATCCCCCCGATTTGGTCACTGACCAACCGGAACGCTTTATTATGGGTGAATTAATCCGGGAACAAATCTTACTGTTGACGCGCCAAGAAGTGCCCCATTCGGTGGCTGTCGAAATTGAACGAGTGGAAGAAACTCCGAAAATTACCCGCGTTTTTGCGGCAATTAATGTGGAGCGAGATTCCCAAAAAGCGATTTTGATTGGTAAAAAGGGATCGATGCTCAAAAGTATTGGTACGGCGGCACGGGAACAGATGCAAAAACTGATTTTAGGTCAGGTTTATTTGGAGTTATTTGTTAAGGTCAGACCGAAATGGCGACACTCTCGCGCTCGTCTGTCCCAGTTTGGCTATCAAGTGGGAGAGGATTAAGGAGCGATCGCTTCTACCCCCTAGAAACTCGCTACACAGAGCAGGGTTACAATTACCCGGATGTCATGGTCATTTCTCTTCCAGTGGAACTGCAAGAAGGGCGCAAGGAAACCGTAACCAATCCCTTGATGATTGCTGAAGTCCTCTCTAAATCGACTAAAAACTATGACAAAGATGAAAAATTTGCCGCCTATCGCAGTATTTCCAGTTTTCAAGAGTATCTGTTAATCGATCAATATCAAACCAAAGTTGAGCATTATTATAAAGCAAAAGTCAATCAATGGGTATTTTCTGAATACCAAAGTAGAGCAGATTTGGTGAAGTTGACTTCTCTACCTTGTGAGATCTCTTTGGCTGATTTATATGACGATCTTCAATGGTAAATGAGAGAGCATTGTTACAATACAACCACCCAACTTAAACGCCATTGCCATGTCTCCCACCGAAACTGCTTTCAAACGGGTTTCTCCTCCCTTCCCCGACAAAGAAACCCTGCCCACCATGTACGATCTACCCAGCGAAGAAATAGGAGATTCTGGATTGCCTGACCTGTATCATGTGTGGCAAGCCGAACTCTGTAGCGCCACATTCCGTCCCCCAACCTATCCCCCCGAACAAATCCTAGTTGCTGGTGACTTAAACCTCTACTATGACCCCGAACATCCCCGATGGTACAAGCGACCGGATTGGTATGCTGTAGTGGGAGTACCTCACCTGTACGACGAAACCGAAGCTCGGTTAAGTTATGTGTTCTGGCAAGAAGAAGTGCCACCGATTATGATCGTGGAACTACTCTCCCCAGGAACCCGCAATGAAGACTTGGGTAAAACCAAGCGACGGGGTAAACAGCCAACCAAATGGGAAGTCTACGAGCAAATTCTCGGCATTCCTTACTATATTGTTTTTGACCGCTATCGAGACCAGTTACAAGTCTTTCAACTGCAAAGAAATCGCTATCAAGAACAAGAATTGACTGAATCGAGATTCTGGTTTCCCGAATTAGAATTAGGACTGGGATTATGGTTGGGAAAATACCATGGATTAGAGCGACAATGGTTACGCTGGTATGATGCCCAGGGAAATTGGATTCCTACGCCAGAGGAAGAGGCTGAGAGGGCTAACCAACGAGCCAACAACGCTGAACAACGGGCTAATGCTGCCGAACAAGCGCAGAAAGCAGCAATTCCTCGGCTTTTGAGTATGGGGATGAGTCGCGAACAGGTGGCTGAAATCTTGGGACTCTCTATTAAGGAAGTGAGTCAGTGGGGACAAAGCTAAACCCATCTTTGTATCGGTTTTTGAGCGATCGCCAACAGGCAATAGTTTGTAACAATTTGATCGCCCATCCCCAATCCTATTCCCCAAAAACCGTAGGGGTGGGTTATACCCAAATCCAGAACCCCCACCCATGTCTAGAAA contains these protein-coding regions:
- the era gene encoding GTPase Era; this encodes MTHSRDPESEALNDIAPASFNLIPEPPPGFKSGFVGIIGRPNVGKSTIMNQLVGQKIAITSPVAQTTRNRLRGILTTSEAQFIFVDTPGIHKPHHELGKVLVENAKLAIKSVDVVLFVVDSGVAAGGGDRYIAELLSNVKLPIILGLNKADQQPDDFEAIDRTYEQLAQAHHWPTLKFSALTGEGLDSLQTRLAENLDSGPYYYPPDLVTDQPERFIMGELIREQILLLTRQEVPHSVAVEIERVEETPKITRVFAAINVERDSQKAILIGKKGSMLKSIGTAAREQMQKLILGQVYLELFVKVRPKWRHSRARLSQFGYQVGED
- a CDS encoding Uma2 family endonuclease, which gives rise to MSPTETAFKRVSPPFPDKETLPTMYDLPSEEIGDSGLPDLYHVWQAELCSATFRPPTYPPEQILVAGDLNLYYDPEHPRWYKRPDWYAVVGVPHLYDETEARLSYVFWQEEVPPIMIVELLSPGTRNEDLGKTKRRGKQPTKWEVYEQILGIPYYIVFDRYRDQLQVFQLQRNRYQEQELTESRFWFPELELGLGLWLGKYHGLERQWLRWYDAQGNWIPTPEEEAERANQRANNAEQRANAAEQAQKAAIPRLLSMGMSREQVAEILGLSIKEVSQWGQS
- a CDS encoding ATP-dependent 6-phosphofructokinase gives rise to the protein MGKRIGILTSGGDCAGLNAAIRAVVYHAIGTYGYEVFGIYQATLGLLERPPRAIQLTRTNIRGLLLTGGTMLGTTNKGDPFAYPMPDGTLLDRSQEMIEGYHQLGLDVLLVIGGDGSLAILRKLAQQGNMNIIGIPKTIDNDIGITERSIGFQTAVNIATEALDRLQFTAASHNRVLILEVMGRDAGHIAISAGIAGGADVILIPEIPYDINKVCDHIVKRRELGKNYSLVIISEAVKTIDGGAITNVDVLGERRYGGIGHYIADSITSKIGAETRVTVLGHTQRGGIPAATDRLVASTFGVAAVDLVAEDKYDHMVTWQHRQVVSVPIEDAIKHYQTVDAEGTLVKTARGLGICLGD
- a CDS encoding Uma2 family endonuclease, whose product is MATLSRSSVPVWLSSGRGLRSDRFYPLETRYTEQGYNYPDVMVISLPVELQEGRKETVTNPLMIAEVLSKSTKNYDKDEKFAAYRSISSFQEYLLIDQYQTKVEHYYKAKVNQWVFSEYQSRADLVKLTSLPCEISLADLYDDLQW